A region of the Amycolatopsis sp. cg13 genome:
CCCGGGTCCTCGACGCGCCGCTGGTCAGCGACCACGTGTGCTTCGTCCGCGCTGGCGGGCTCGATTCCGGGCACCTGATGCCGTTGCCGCGCACGCGCGAGGCCTTGGACGTGCTGGTGGACAACGTCCGGCTCGCTCAGTCCATTGTGGACGTTCCGCTGGCGTTGGAGAACATCGCCGCGCTGCTGGAATGGCCGGAAAGCGAGTTGTCCGAGGAACAATTCCTCACCGAGCTGACCGAACGGACCGGCTGTCTGCTGATCATCGACGTCGCGAACCTGTACGCGAACGCGCGCAATGTGGGTACCGATCCGGTGGCATTCCTGGACGGGATTCCGTGGGAGCGGCTGGCGTACGTGCACATGGCGGGCGGCGTGGAGCGCGACGGGGTTTATCACGACACGCACGCGCATCCAGTGCTGCCGGAGGTGCTGGATCTGCTCTCCGAACTGCGTCGGCGTACGGATCCGCCGGGTGTTCTCCTGGAGCGCGACGACGACTATCCCACCGATTCCGAGCTCGCTGCCGAACTGGTCGCGTTGCGGACCGCGGTGACGCTGTGAGCCGGGAAGAGCTGGCTGCTCGGCAGGCTGCGTTGCTGGACAGCCTGTTGACCGGGGCCGAGGCACCGTCCGGCTTCGATGCCTCGCGGTTGCGCATCGAGGCCGACGTGCTGCTCGCCAAGCGGCGGCGGCTGGTGGCGTACCTGCGACCGGACCTGCCTGAGACGCTGGGCTCGCGGTATCGGCCGTTGTTCGACGCCTACGCCGCGGAGCGTCCTAAGACGACTTCGATCCGGGCTCGAGAGTATGCCGACGCGTTCGCGGAGTGGCTCATTGCCTGCGGTGACCTGCCCAAACCCCGGCGCAGATGGTTTCGCCGCTGAGGCCGTTCCGTTTTTGTCGGTGGTGGTGGTTACGCTGGCGACATGTCTGGTTACGGCGGTGTTATCCGATCTCTGCCGGACCGGGAGGGAGGGAACCTGTCGTGAACGGATTCTGGGCGGCGTTGAGCCCGATCTATCTCGTCTATGCGGCCACCGCCGTGGGCATGGTGAGCATTCTGGCCACTGGCAAGGACAAGCTGGCCACGCGGGCGTCAGCGCCGGAGTCAGCCGCCGTGCCGCGCGATGCCTACGACGTCGCGTACCTGGCCGACGGGCGACCTCGGGTGGTGGAAACCGCGATCGCGGCACTGCTCGCGCGCGGCCAGTTGCAGGTCGGACCACGGGGAGAGGTCGCCGCCGCCGGTCCGCCACCGGCGTCGCCGCCGCTCGAACATGCCGTGCACCAGGCGGCCGGTCGAGGGTTCCTGGCGTCGTGGATAGCGCGGTCCTCGGCGGTCAAGGCCGCGATCCGGACGCTCGAAACCGATCTGGTCCAGCGGCGACTGGTCAGCCGGCGCAGGCCGTTGACGAGCCTCGGGTACACGCTGACCGGGATCGCCGTGGTCGTGCTGGCGATCGGCGTGGCGCGGCTGGTGTACGACGTCGGCCGGTCTCACCTGAACGTCATGGTGCTGCTTGTTTTCATCGAGATCGGGCTGACGCTCTGGCTCTGTCTCGTCGGCAGTCAGCGGATCACGAAGAAATTCGGCGAGCGGACGGTGAAGTCGCTGCCGCCGACGACTGCTGGGGCGACGGTGCTCGCACAGGCCGAACAGCAGGGCGCTGGAGGCCCTGGTTCAGGACCGGCGGAGCTCGTCGCGCTGGGCGGGCTGGCGGCTTATCCGGACAAGCGGATCGCGGGAGGGCTTATGCCGATTTAGCCGGTGTGGCGGGCGACGTTCGCTGGCCGGATTCGCGAGGCTGGTGGTGCTCACGGAACCGGAGCGGTGCCCACGGGACTGGCGGTGCTTGCAGGCCGGGACCACGCTGAAAGACCGGGGTGCGCAAGGATCGGCAGCGCTCGCGGTGCTGGCTAGCACACGGGACCGGTGCGGCGCTGGCAGGCCAGGGCACTCACCTTCCTGCCTGCGCTCACGAGATCGGCGGGGGCCGCAGGACCAGCGCGGCGCGCACCGTGCGGTGGCACTCGCGGGATTGGTTGCGCTCACAGGACTGGCACGGCACCCAGGAAACGGCTGCGCTCACAGAACGGCCGCGCTCCCGGGGCCGACAACACTCACGAAGCCAGCTGCGGTCGCGAAACCAGCTGCGGTCGCGAGACCAGCCGTGGTCACGAGACTGGCTGCGGCACAACCGGCGACCACACCGCCGTGTCCGCGCCAGGCTTGTGCGACGGGTGGTCCCAGTGCGGCGGCGCGCCCGGCAGTTCTCCGGCCATCCGCACCCGGGTCATCTGGCCGAAGTCGCTGTCGACCGTCTCGAGAAGGTCCGTGTAGTCCACTTCGGACGGTTCCGGGTCCTTGCGGCCCAAGGAATCCAGCCATCGTCCGGTGCCGGCGAGGGACAGGCGGGCGTGCCAGCTGCCGCCGTCGGTGACTGTGCGGCGGATTGCCGTCATGATCGCGGCGGCGGTCAGCCAACCCGTGGCGTGGTCGAGTGCTTGGGCGGGCAGCGGAGCGGGAGCGTCGGTGGCGTACTCCTCGGCGATGCCGGACGACATCTGCACGAGGCTGTCGAAGCCGCGGCGGCGGGCCCACGGGCCGGTCCAGCCGTAGGCCGAGATGTCCGCGACCACCAGGCCGGGGCGCAGTTCGGCGAGTTGTTCCGGGCCGAGGCCGATCCGGGCTAGTGCGCCGGGGCGGAACGATTGGACGAGGACGTCCGCGCGGGCGATGAGCTTCTTCAGCTTCGCGCGGCCGCCCTCGGTGTCGAGCGCTACGAAGGCGGAGCGTTTGCCCTGGCCGGTGTCCATGGTCAGCATGGGGATCCGCGGCAGGTGCGCGGCACCGACGTGCAGCACGTTCGCGCCGTGCGCGGCCAGCACGCGGCCTGCGACCGGGCCGGCGAGCACGTGCGTCAGCTCCAGCACGCGGACGCCGCCCATGGGGCGGTCCGAGTCGAACAGCGTGCGCTTTGGCGCGTCGCCGATTCGGTCCAGTTCGACCAGGGGCAGTTCCGCGACGGCCTGGCCTTGCGGGTGCGCCAGCCAGTCCTCGCGCGAGCGCATCAATGCTGCCGCGCCGCCTGCGGTCACCACGGCGGATTCGACCTCTGCCATGGATTTCGCGGCTACGGTCTTGGTCACCGCTTCGCGGGTCGCCGGGACGCCCAGCGCCCAGCAGACCGCCGCTTCATGCCGTGGGGTGTTGCAGTGCAGCTTGATCCAGCCGTCGGCGGCGCGGTAGTCGCACGCGATGGGGCCCCACGGGCTCGGCGCGGGTTCGCCGTCGATGCGCAGCAACTGCTCGCTGCGGAACGCGGCCGCGGCGTGCCGGGTATCGACCGACACGGTGCCGGGGTCGATCCCGCGCAGGCGCAGCAGTTCACCGGCGGACAGCGTGGCCGCGGCGATGCTGGCGCTCGCCATGGCCGGGACCCGGAAGTGCCCGGGCAGCACGGATTCGTCGCCGGTCAAGGACACGGCGGGCAGCGGTTCCCCGGCGAGCGACTGCCAGGCCCCGGCTAGTACGTCCTGCACCGGCGGTTACGGCAGAGCCGCGACGAGCTCGGCGGGCGGCACCTTCGTGCCGGTGTAGAACGGGATCTCGACGCGCACGTGGCGACGGGCCTCGGTGTTGCGCAGGTGGCGCATCAAATCCACGATCCGGTGCAGTTCGTCGGCCTCGAAGGCGAGGATCCACTCGTAGTCGCCGAGCGCGAACGACGCGACGGTGTTGGCACGCACGTCCGGGTAGTCCCGCGCCTCCTTGCCGTGGTCGGCCAGCATCTTGCGGCGGTCTTCGTCGGGCAGCAGGTACCAGTCGTAGGACCGGACGAACGGGTACACGCAGATGTACTTGCGCGCCTCTTCGCCGGCCAGGAACGCGGGCACATGGCTCTTGTTGAACTCGGCGGGCCGGTGCAGCGCGGTCTGGCTCCAGACCGGCGTGGACGCGCGGCCGAGCGGCGTGCGCCGGAAGCCGGTGTAGGCGGCCTGGACCTGCTCGATCTCCTCGGCGTGCCACCAGATCATGTAGTCCGCGTCGGCACGGAGGCCGGACACGTCATAGACACCCCGGACGACGACGCCCTTCGCCTCGAGCCCGTCGAGGTACTCGGCCGTCTCGCGGCCCGCGGCGCCGCGGTCCTCCCCCAACTTCCCCGGTTCGATCCGGAAGACCGACCACGTGGTGTAGCGGATCGTGTCGTTGAGTTCGTTGTAATTCAGCCGCGCCATGACTCCATCCTGGCACTGTCGCCGCGGCGATCGCCATGGGGCTCCGTCACACGAAGAGCTGCTCCGCGATCCGCCGCGCGGCGGCATCGGCCGTGGCCACGCAGGCCGGCAGCCCGACGCCGTGCAGCGTGGCGCCCGCCACGGCCAAGCCTGGGATGTCCGCCACTGCCGTCTCGATCCGCGTCACCCGCTCCAGGTGCCCGGTGCCGTATTGCGGGAGGCCGCCGCCCCAGCGCGTCACCAGGGTGTCGATCGGCTTCGCGGTGACGCCCGCGAGCCGGGCCAGATCCGCGCGGACCGCCGCGACTAGCGCATCGTCGTCGCCGTTCAGCGCGCCGGGCTCGCCGAACCGGCCGACCGAACCGCGCACCAGCACCGGTCCGGAGCCGCCGAGGTGAGCCCACTTGTTCGACGAAAACGTGAACGCCTTGGACGCGTACGGCACGCCTTCCGCATCCCGCTCCCCCGCGCCGATGAGGATTCCGGACGCTTCGGGCAGTTCAGTGCCCGGCGGGAACGCGAACGCGACGACCGCCATCGACGCCAGTTCGACCTCGCCGAACGCCGTCGAAGCCGCCGGGACCACGCCGTCGAGCAGCTTCCGCGCGGCTGGGGCGGGCACCGCGAGCAGCACCGCGTCCGCGTCAACGGGGCTGTCGGCGGGCGCGTGCGCGGGGGCGGCGGCACCGAACTCCAGACGCCAGCCGGACGGCGTCCGGGTCAGCGTGCGGATCGTCGATGAAGTGCGCAGTTCAGCGCCGGAAAGCTCCAGCAGCTGGTCGAGCAATCCCCGCAGCCCGCCGGTGAGGCTGCCGAAAACCGGTGCGGTGCCTGGTGTTTTCGGCAGCAGCGAGGAGGCAGCCTCGGTGAGCGAACCCGCGCCGCCCTCGATCGCGTTGGCCAGGCCGGGCATCGTCGCGAGGAGGCCCAAGCCGTCGGCTCCGCCCGCGTACACGCCGCCCAGCAGCGGGTCGACCAGCCGGTCCACCAGCTCGTCTCCGAACCGGGTCCGCAGCAGCGGCCCGAGCAGCACGTCGCCGTCGCCCAGCTCGACCGGGCCGAGCGAACGTTCCTTCTCGACCGCGCGCAGTCCGTCGTCAGACAGCACGCCTGCGACCGAATCGGCGGACGCCGGGACGCCCATCACGGTGCCGGGCGGCAGGCTCTGCACCGAACCGCCCGCGTGGATTTTGGCGCGCGCCTTCGTCGGATGCACCAGGCGGTCGGCCAGACCGACCTCGTTGACCAGCGAGACCAGCTCGGGCCGCCGGGCGAGGAAGGCTTCGGCTCCGACGTCGTAGCTGACTCCGCCGACCTCTGCCGTGCGCAGTTTCCCGCCGATCGCGGCCGTGCTCTCGAAAACAGTGATCGTGACCCGGTCGCCGAGCAGCCGACGAAGCCGGTACGCCGCGGCCAGCCCGGAGATCCCGCCGCCGACGACCGCGACGTGCTTCACAGCGAGTGCACCAGGTCGACGACGCGCTTCAGCACCTCCGGGTCCACCCCCGGCAGCACGCCGTGGCCGAGGTTGAACACGTGCCCGCGAGCGGCGCGGCCCTCCTCGACGATCCGGCGCACCTCGGCCTCCAGGACCGGCCACGACGCGTACAGCAGCGCCGGGTCGAGGTTGCCCTGCACCGACACCTTGCCGCCGAGCCGGTGGACCGCGACGTCGAGCGGGATCCGCCAGTCGACGCCGACGACGTCCGCGCCCGCCTCGCGCATCGCGCCGAGCAGCTCGCCGGTGCCGACGCCGAAGTGGATCCGCGGCACGTCGTACTCGCCGGCGACCGCCAGCACCCGGGCCGAGTGCGGCAGCACGAACTCGCGGTAGTCGCGCTCGGACAGCGCGCCGGCCCACGAGTCGAACAGCTGCACCGCGTCCACGCCCGCGTCGAGCTGCGCGCGCAGGAACGTGGCGGCGATGTCGGCGAGGCGCGCGGCGAGGTCGTGCCAGACCTCGGGCTGCGA
Encoded here:
- the hemG gene encoding protoporphyrinogen oxidase gives rise to the protein MKHVAVVGGGISGLAAAYRLRRLLGDRVTITVFESTAAIGGKLRTAEVGGVSYDVGAEAFLARRPELVSLVNEVGLADRLVHPTKARAKIHAGGSVQSLPPGTVMGVPASADSVAGVLSDDGLRAVEKERSLGPVELGDGDVLLGPLLRTRFGDELVDRLVDPLLGGVYAGGADGLGLLATMPGLANAIEGGAGSLTEAASSLLPKTPGTAPVFGSLTGGLRGLLDQLLELSGAELRTSSTIRTLTRTPSGWRLEFGAAAPAHAPADSPVDADAVLLAVPAPAARKLLDGVVPAASTAFGEVELASMAVVAFAFPPGTELPEASGILIGAGERDAEGVPYASKAFTFSSNKWAHLGGSGPVLVRGSVGRFGEPGALNGDDDALVAAVRADLARLAGVTAKPIDTLVTRWGGGLPQYGTGHLERVTRIETAVADIPGLAVAGATLHGVGLPACVATADAAARRIAEQLFV
- a CDS encoding TIGR04222 domain-containing membrane protein — translated: MNGFWAALSPIYLVYAATAVGMVSILATGKDKLATRASAPESAAVPRDAYDVAYLADGRPRVVETAIAALLARGQLQVGPRGEVAAAGPPPASPPLEHAVHQAAGRGFLASWIARSSAVKAAIRTLETDLVQRRLVSRRRPLTSLGYTLTGIAVVVLAIGVARLVYDVGRSHLNVMVLLVFIEIGLTLWLCLVGSQRITKKFGERTVKSLPPTTAGATVLAQAEQQGAGGPGSGPAELVALGGLAAYPDKRIAGGLMPI
- a CDS encoding DUF692 domain-containing protein, which gives rise to MADRLGIGIGWRPELDLSIARLPGVDWVEVVAENLHAPHLPESLLALKDRGMPVLPHAVSLSLGGAEPLDTARVEHLAELARVLDAPLVSDHVCFVRAGGLDSGHLMPLPRTREALDVLVDNVRLAQSIVDVPLALENIAALLEWPESELSEEQFLTELTERTGCLLIIDVANLYANARNVGTDPVAFLDGIPWERLAYVHMAGGVERDGVYHDTHAHPVLPEVLDLLSELRRRTDPPGVLLERDDDYPTDSELAAELVALRTAVTL
- a CDS encoding CoA transferase; its protein translation is MQDVLAGAWQSLAGEPLPAVSLTGDESVLPGHFRVPAMASASIAAATLSAGELLRLRGIDPGTVSVDTRHAAAAFRSEQLLRIDGEPAPSPWGPIACDYRAADGWIKLHCNTPRHEAAVCWALGVPATREAVTKTVAAKSMAEVESAVVTAGGAAALMRSREDWLAHPQGQAVAELPLVELDRIGDAPKRTLFDSDRPMGGVRVLELTHVLAGPVAGRVLAAHGANVLHVGAAHLPRIPMLTMDTGQGKRSAFVALDTEGGRAKLKKLIARADVLVQSFRPGALARIGLGPEQLAELRPGLVVADISAYGWTGPWARRRGFDSLVQMSSGIAEEYATDAPAPLPAQALDHATGWLTAAAIMTAIRRTVTDGGSWHARLSLAGTGRWLDSLGRKDPEPSEVDYTDLLETVDSDFGQMTRVRMAGELPGAPPHWDHPSHKPGADTAVWSPVVPQPVS
- the hemQ gene encoding hydrogen peroxide-dependent heme synthase, translated to MARLNYNELNDTIRYTTWSVFRIEPGKLGEDRGAAGRETAEYLDGLEAKGVVVRGVYDVSGLRADADYMIWWHAEEIEQVQAAYTGFRRTPLGRASTPVWSQTALHRPAEFNKSHVPAFLAGEEARKYICVYPFVRSYDWYLLPDEDRRKMLADHGKEARDYPDVRANTVASFALGDYEWILAFEADELHRIVDLMRHLRNTEARRHVRVEIPFYTGTKVPPAELVAALP